A genome region from Geminicoccus roseus DSM 18922 includes the following:
- a CDS encoding zinc-binding dehydrogenase has product MRALRFHGVKDLRVEDVPPPDRPGPDDVVLKTAWCGICGTDLHEYLAGPIFIPTTTDPFTGAKAPQILGHEFSGRVLAVGSNVTSVRAGDRVAVQPLVAPPDDFYARRGQGQLSARLGMVGLNWPWGGFGEQAIVREPNVAKLPDEVSDEQGAMIEPAAVVVHAVDKGRVQAGSTVLITGAGPIGALAALAASAAGATRIIVSETNPLRRERIMELGVVDDAVDPEAPDAAARIAAQTEAGQGVDVAIECVGHAGALDTCIRNVRKRGTIVQVGLSVAPGMVDVSMLVTKDITLEGSWCYPLTLWPRTISLVAAGKMPVEKILSDRVGLDEAVGRGFEVLTRPGAGKLKILVSAAG; this is encoded by the coding sequence ATGCGGGCACTGCGTTTCCACGGGGTCAAGGACCTGCGCGTCGAGGACGTACCGCCACCCGACCGGCCGGGGCCGGACGACGTGGTCCTCAAGACCGCCTGGTGCGGGATCTGCGGGACCGACCTGCACGAGTACTTGGCCGGGCCGATCTTCATCCCGACCACCACCGATCCCTTCACCGGTGCGAAGGCGCCGCAGATCCTGGGCCACGAGTTCTCCGGCCGGGTGCTGGCGGTCGGTTCCAACGTGACGAGCGTCCGGGCCGGCGACCGGGTTGCCGTGCAGCCGCTGGTGGCGCCGCCCGACGACTTCTACGCCCGGCGCGGCCAGGGCCAGCTGAGCGCCAGGCTCGGCATGGTCGGGCTGAACTGGCCGTGGGGCGGGTTCGGCGAGCAGGCGATCGTGCGCGAGCCGAACGTGGCGAAGCTCCCCGACGAGGTCAGCGACGAGCAGGGCGCCATGATCGAGCCGGCGGCGGTGGTGGTGCATGCGGTGGACAAGGGCCGGGTGCAGGCCGGCAGCACCGTCCTGATCACCGGGGCCGGGCCGATCGGGGCGCTGGCGGCCCTGGCGGCCAGTGCCGCGGGCGCCACCCGGATCATCGTGTCGGAAACCAATCCCTTGCGCCGGGAGCGGATCATGGAGCTGGGCGTGGTCGATGACGCGGTCGATCCGGAAGCACCCGACGCGGCCGCCCGGATTGCCGCGCAGACCGAGGCCGGCCAGGGCGTCGACGTGGCGATCGAGTGCGTGGGCCATGCAGGGGCGCTCGACACCTGCATCAGGAACGTGCGCAAGCGCGGCACGATCGTCCAGGTCGGCCTGTCGGTGGCGCCGGGCATGGTCGACGTGTCGATGCTGGTGACCAAGGACATCACCCTGGAAGGGAGCTGGTGCTATCCGCTGACCTTGTGGCCGCGCACCATCAGCCTGGTGGCGGCGGGCAAGATGCCGGTGGAGAAGATCCTGTCCGACCGGGTCGGGCTGGATGAGGCGGTCGGCCGGGGCTTTGAGGTGCTGACCCGGCCAGGGGCGGGCAAGCTGAAGATCCTGGTCAGCGCGGCGGGCTGA
- a CDS encoding GntR family transcriptional regulator: MTVEADNSSQRKQREKAYDRFTRHLLARELTPGQFVSQRELVALTGMPLGAIRELIPRLEAEGLIRTVPQRGMQIANLDLNLIRDAYQFRLFLEGPATRIYVNTAGDEVLSRLEAAHRLVLDRALAEGPTPEVQALAQSTDWGMHDQIIDALGNEIISKAYRVNSIKIRLIRDAATRIDTLVVPVMEEHLRIIERMRARDEAGAEEAMAAHIHRARNRALGMG; the protein is encoded by the coding sequence GTGACGGTCGAGGCCGACAACAGCTCGCAGCGCAAGCAGCGCGAGAAGGCCTATGACCGGTTCACCCGGCACCTGCTGGCCCGCGAGCTGACGCCCGGGCAGTTCGTCTCGCAGCGCGAGCTGGTGGCGCTGACCGGGATGCCGCTGGGAGCGATCCGCGAGCTGATCCCGCGGCTGGAAGCGGAGGGCCTGATCCGCACCGTGCCGCAGCGCGGCATGCAGATCGCCAATCTCGACCTGAACCTGATCCGCGACGCCTATCAGTTCCGCCTGTTCCTGGAGGGGCCGGCGACGCGGATCTACGTGAACACCGCTGGCGACGAGGTGCTGTCCCGCCTGGAGGCCGCCCACCGGCTGGTGCTGGACCGCGCCTTGGCGGAGGGACCCACCCCGGAGGTGCAGGCGCTGGCCCAGTCGACCGACTGGGGCATGCACGACCAGATCATCGATGCGCTGGGCAACGAGATCATCAGCAAGGCCTATCGCGTCAACTCGATCAAGATCCGCCTGATCCGCGATGCCGCCACCCGTATCGACACGCTGGTGGTCCCGGTGATGGAGGAGCATCTGCGGATCATCGAGCGGATGCGCGCCCGCGACGAGGCCGGGGCCGAGGAAGCCATGGCGGCGCATATCCACCGGGCGCGCAACCGGGCGCTGGGCATGGGCTGA
- a CDS encoding dihydrodipicolinate synthase family protein — protein sequence MDSERFGLSVALATPFSADGEVDVARLVAHASWCLAEGCGRVTLFGTTGEGSSIGDQEREAVWEAVARAGIAGPRLVGGVLASTLDSAERQVMQAYEQDAHAVLVAPPFYFKGVDDEGVFRWYARLIERLGARARDLFLYNIPSLTAVAFSVPLVTRLADAFPGVVAGVKDSSCDWAFTQPLLVAEAHRLAILVGDERHLAGAVRLGGAGSICGLANLCPAALLPLATDGQDDPRINRLVDEIGQLPVIPAVKALIARQTGSRAWAEVRPPLLPLAAERIARAAGHLDEIVAKPLPGVAA from the coding sequence ATGGACAGCGAGCGGTTCGGGCTTTCGGTGGCGCTGGCGACGCCGTTCTCGGCGGATGGAGAGGTCGACGTGGCCCGGCTGGTCGCCCATGCCAGCTGGTGCCTAGCCGAGGGCTGCGGCCGGGTCACCCTGTTCGGGACCACCGGCGAGGGTTCGTCGATCGGCGACCAGGAGCGGGAGGCAGTCTGGGAGGCGGTGGCCCGGGCCGGCATCGCCGGTCCCCGGCTGGTTGGCGGCGTGCTCGCCTCCACGCTCGATTCGGCCGAGCGCCAGGTCATGCAGGCTTATGAGCAGGACGCCCACGCGGTGCTGGTCGCCCCGCCCTTCTACTTCAAGGGCGTGGACGACGAGGGCGTCTTCCGCTGGTACGCCCGCCTGATCGAGCGGCTGGGCGCCCGGGCACGCGACCTGTTCCTCTACAACATCCCCTCGCTGACCGCGGTGGCCTTCAGCGTGCCGCTGGTGACGCGGCTGGCCGACGCCTTCCCGGGCGTGGTCGCAGGGGTCAAGGATTCCTCCTGCGACTGGGCGTTCACCCAGCCGCTGCTGGTTGCCGAAGCCCACCGGCTGGCCATCCTGGTCGGTGACGAGCGGCACCTGGCCGGTGCTGTCCGCCTGGGCGGGGCCGGCAGCATCTGCGGGCTGGCCAACCTGTGCCCGGCGGCCCTCTTGCCGCTGGCAACCGATGGGCAGGACGATCCGCGCATCAACCGGCTGGTCGACGAGATCGGCCAACTGCCGGTGATCCCGGCGGTCAAGGCGCTGATCGCCCGCCAGACCGGCTCGCGCGCCTGGGCCGAGGTCCGCCCGCCGCTCCTGCCGCTTGCCGCCGAAAGGATCGCCCGCGCCGCCGGCCATCTGGACGAGATCGTGGCGAAACCCTTGCCCGGCGTGGCCGCGTGA
- a CDS encoding carbohydrate ABC transporter permease, with protein sequence MTASRILNRIGLWFAVVMIVSPGILFFVWMLSLSLKHEIDNAAYPPILIPEQFAWSNYTAVLESNRFGTYFLNSILVTGSATLLGLLVGVPAGYGMARMKATKSAVVVLIARMTPGLSYLIPLFLLFQWLGLMGTLLPQIIIHLVITVPIIIWIMIGYFETTPLELEEAATIDGADRWQVFRHVALPIARPGITVALILSVIFSWNNFVFGIVLAGRETRTLPVAVYNMISFEQLSWGPLAAGALLVTLPVLLLTILAQRQIVAGLTAGAVKGG encoded by the coding sequence ATGACCGCCAGCCGGATCCTGAACCGGATCGGGCTGTGGTTCGCGGTCGTGATGATCGTGTCGCCCGGCATCCTGTTCTTCGTCTGGATGCTGTCGCTCTCGCTCAAGCACGAGATCGACAACGCGGCCTATCCCCCGATCCTGATCCCCGAGCAGTTCGCCTGGAGCAACTACACCGCCGTGCTCGAATCCAACCGGTTCGGCACCTATTTCCTGAACAGCATCCTGGTCACCGGCTCCGCGACCCTGCTGGGCCTGCTGGTGGGCGTGCCGGCCGGCTACGGCATGGCGCGGATGAAGGCGACCAAGTCCGCGGTGGTGGTGCTGATCGCCCGGATGACGCCCGGCCTGTCCTACCTGATCCCCCTGTTCCTGCTGTTCCAGTGGCTGGGACTGATGGGCACGCTCCTGCCGCAGATCATCATCCACCTGGTGATCACCGTGCCGATCATCATCTGGATCATGATCGGCTATTTCGAGACCACGCCTTTGGAACTGGAGGAGGCCGCCACCATCGACGGCGCCGACCGCTGGCAGGTGTTCCGCCACGTGGCCCTGCCGATCGCCAGGCCCGGGATCACGGTGGCGCTGATCCTCTCGGTGATCTTCTCCTGGAACAATTTCGTGTTCGGCATCGTGCTGGCCGGCCGCGAGACCCGCACCCTGCCGGTCGCGGTCTACAACATGATCTCGTTCGAGCAGCTGAGCTGGGGGCCGCTGGCCGCCGGCGCCCTGCTGGTCACCCTGCCGGTGCTGCTGCTCACCATCCTGGCCCAGCGCCAGATCGTGGCGGGACTGACGGCGGGGGCGGTGAAGGGGGGTTGA
- a CDS encoding type II toxin-antitoxin system RelE/ParE family toxin — MACRFSRAAEADLAELADYIALDNPEAALRMIARIEQACRMLSDRPLLGRARPEIAADAHFWRVGRYLILYRPVADGVQVVRILHGARRLDDLDV; from the coding sequence ATGGCCTGCCGCTTCTCCCGCGCGGCGGAAGCCGACCTTGCCGAACTGGCCGACTATATCGCCCTGGACAATCCGGAAGCTGCGCTCCGCATGATCGCCAGGATCGAGCAGGCATGCCGGATGCTGAGCGACCGTCCGCTGCTCGGGCGCGCTCGTCCGGAGATCGCCGCAGACGCCCATTTCTGGCGCGTCGGCCGGTACCTGATCCTCTACCGGCCAGTGGCCGACGGGGTTCAGGTCGTCCGGATCCTGCACGGCGCGAGAAGGCTGGACGACCTCGATGTGTGA
- a CDS encoding helix-turn-helix domain-containing protein → MAAIACGDASRLGRSLRTWRMLRRMKQSHAAELLCVSQTTVSRWENGVQAPDQGEQTLIRELLQARLDSAADRELARMVRHSTAAVHLVCDLTHRLLAISPARERACSVPAAELMGTSLWPYASDEIVAAEAELAGLGWFEPAPPAVELHTGANRSKVIRIRDSRLRWVRFQLSDGSYARLTETLEPGEAA, encoded by the coding sequence ATGGCAGCCATCGCCTGCGGCGACGCCTCGCGGCTCGGCCGCTCCCTGCGGACCTGGCGGATGCTGCGGCGGATGAAGCAGAGCCATGCCGCCGAGCTGCTTTGCGTCTCGCAGACCACGGTGTCGCGCTGGGAGAACGGCGTGCAGGCACCGGATCAGGGCGAGCAGACCCTGATCCGCGAGCTCTTGCAGGCCCGGCTGGACAGCGCCGCCGACCGGGAGCTGGCCCGGATGGTCCGCCACTCGACCGCGGCGGTGCACCTGGTGTGCGACCTGACCCACCGGCTCCTGGCCATCTCCCCTGCCCGCGAGCGCGCCTGCTCGGTGCCGGCGGCCGAGCTGATGGGGACCTCGCTCTGGCCCTATGCCAGCGACGAGATCGTCGCGGCCGAGGCGGAACTGGCGGGGCTCGGCTGGTTCGAGCCGGCGCCGCCTGCCGTCGAACTGCATACCGGCGCCAACCGCTCCAAGGTGATCCGAATCCGGGACAGCCGGCTGCGCTGGGTGCGCTTCCAGCTTTCCGACGGCAGCTACGCCCGGCTGACCGAGACCCTGGAGCCGGGCGAGGCCGCCTGA
- a CDS encoding type II toxin-antitoxin system ParD family antitoxin, which translates to MTEAPGVQRITVAITPEMAHMVKDVVQSGEYASASEVVRDALRLWKEHQKAREREVSELRRLWREGEESGLAKEGDAVFARLRQRYARRGETG; encoded by the coding sequence GTGACTGAGGCACCCGGAGTTCAGAGGATCACCGTCGCCATCACGCCGGAGATGGCGCACATGGTGAAAGATGTGGTGCAGAGCGGCGAGTACGCCTCGGCGAGCGAGGTCGTGCGCGACGCGCTGCGGCTGTGGAAAGAGCACCAGAAGGCCCGAGAACGAGAAGTCTCGGAACTCCGCCGGCTTTGGCGGGAGGGTGAGGAAAGCGGCTTGGCGAAGGAGGGGGACGCCGTGTTCGCCCGGCTGCGTCAACGCTACGCCCGCCGCGGCGAAACCGGCTAG
- a CDS encoding ABC transporter substrate-binding protein, protein MTFGRITRRSAMAGAMAAGAFGLAGTRRAFAAPNWKAFDGTDLEVMLTKGPRGETLQKYENEFTELTGIRVGSEQIPEQQQRQKAVIELTSGAPSFDVIHLSYHVQKRQFEKANWLANFSQFMKDSNLTEATLTEDDFSSAGLLYAKNDAGEMHSLPFSVDYWMVYYNKEMFERKGVAYPTTFEELVTAAEKLTDPAEGEYGFVARGLRNANVPVWTSFLLGYGGTMVEDGQLRTDTPEAVEAARLYQRLLTKSAPPGVAGFNWSECQSAFLQGKIGMWMDGVGFAPPLEDPTKSRIVGKVGYGVMPKGPVAHVSGTFGDGLGVAEASSNKEAGYLYCQWAVSKLMGTRLLQSGSGVPFRNSILNDPEVRQGVKLPAEWVECVAQSSAISQLGLPVIIPVTEFRDVFGTALTTLLSEGDPKALLTQATQQFQPVLDKSEA, encoded by the coding sequence ATGACGTTCGGCAGGATCACACGTCGGTCGGCGATGGCGGGTGCGATGGCGGCCGGGGCCTTCGGGCTCGCGGGGACGCGCCGGGCGTTCGCGGCACCAAACTGGAAGGCGTTCGACGGCACCGACCTGGAGGTCATGCTCACCAAGGGGCCGCGCGGCGAGACCCTGCAGAAATACGAGAACGAGTTCACCGAGCTGACCGGGATCCGGGTCGGCTCCGAGCAGATCCCCGAGCAGCAGCAGCGCCAGAAGGCGGTGATCGAGCTGACCTCGGGCGCGCCCAGCTTCGACGTGATCCACCTGAGCTACCACGTGCAGAAGCGCCAGTTCGAGAAGGCGAACTGGCTGGCGAACTTCTCGCAGTTCATGAAGGACAGCAACCTCACCGAGGCGACGCTCACCGAGGACGACTTCTCCTCCGCCGGCCTCCTCTACGCCAAGAACGACGCCGGCGAGATGCACTCGCTGCCGTTCTCGGTGGATTACTGGATGGTCTACTACAACAAGGAGATGTTCGAGCGCAAAGGCGTGGCCTACCCGACCACGTTCGAGGAGCTGGTGACCGCCGCCGAGAAGCTGACCGACCCGGCCGAGGGCGAATACGGCTTCGTCGCGCGCGGCCTGCGCAACGCCAACGTGCCGGTCTGGACCTCGTTCCTGCTGGGCTATGGCGGCACCATGGTCGAGGATGGGCAGCTTCGGACCGACACGCCCGAGGCGGTCGAGGCGGCCAGGCTCTACCAGCGCCTGCTCACCAAGTCGGCCCCGCCCGGCGTCGCCGGCTTCAACTGGTCGGAGTGCCAGTCGGCCTTCCTGCAGGGCAAGATCGGCATGTGGATGGACGGGGTCGGCTTCGCCCCGCCGCTGGAGGACCCGACCAAGTCGCGCATCGTCGGCAAGGTCGGCTACGGCGTGATGCCCAAGGGCCCGGTCGCCCATGTCTCCGGCACGTTCGGCGACGGGCTGGGCGTGGCCGAGGCCAGCTCCAACAAGGAGGCCGGCTATCTCTACTGCCAGTGGGCGGTGTCCAAGCTGATGGGCACGCGTCTCCTGCAGAGCGGCAGCGGCGTGCCGTTCCGCAACTCGATCCTGAACGACCCGGAAGTGCGCCAGGGCGTCAAGCTGCCGGCCGAGTGGGTCGAGTGCGTGGCGCAGTCCTCGGCGATCAGCCAGCTGGGCCTGCCGGTGATCATCCCGGTCACCGAGTTCCGCGATGTGTTCGGAACGGCGCTCACCACGCTGCTGTCCGAGGGCGACCCCAAGGCGCTGCTCACCCAGGCGACCCAGCAGTTCCAGCCGGTGCTGGACAAGAGCGAGGCATGA
- a CDS encoding DUF488 domain-containing protein, translating to MPEPVFTVGYEGLAQRDVLDALKGAAVELLVDVRAVSTSRRAGFSKNALKTGVAAIGIEYLHLRALGTPAQGRLAARSGRYDELRRIFEAHMETPEAVHEFEMLRGLAAGRRCCLLCYERQPHHCHRAIIAERLDLPTRHLLA from the coding sequence TTGCCTGAACCCGTCTTCACCGTCGGCTACGAGGGCCTGGCGCAGCGCGACGTGCTCGACGCCCTGAAGGGCGCTGCCGTCGAGTTGCTGGTCGACGTGCGTGCCGTGTCCACGTCCCGCCGCGCCGGCTTTTCCAAGAACGCCCTGAAGACCGGGGTGGCCGCGATCGGGATCGAGTATTTGCACCTGCGGGCGCTGGGCACGCCGGCGCAGGGGCGGCTGGCCGCGCGCAGCGGCCGCTACGACGAGCTGCGCCGGATCTTCGAGGCGCACATGGAAACGCCGGAGGCAGTCCACGAGTTCGAGATGCTGCGCGGGCTGGCGGCAGGGCGGCGCTGCTGCCTGCTCTGCTACGAGCGGCAGCCGCACCACTGCCACCGCGCCATCATCGCCGAACGGCTGGACCTGCCGACCCGGCACCTGCTCGCCTGA
- a CDS encoding serine hydrolase domain-containing protein, with translation MVTKALRAVVRLARSEAAPVGLAMLRGGECWSGTIGPDGPRPGVQERHLLYSFTKTITAAAALRLAERGVLDLDRPASAWLASPASAGRFTLRQLLAHTSGLPDYGGCARYQAAVRAKGRPWSREDYLRETGAERLRFEPGQGWAYSNIGYMLVKDILVRATGMAFGPLLHREVFGPLGIEDAAVPEEHADLGAYRFGLSRLFDEQPVAACYHPGWIATGVVGATPLSAARILHGLMAGDLLGAASLAAMRAARPVAAPVDGRPWQAPGYGLGLMVETDPDAPQLIGHTGGGPGCSTAVYHLAGAAPPATVCVVTRNEDAGLAERMALAALTAG, from the coding sequence ATGGTCACGAAGGCGTTGCGGGCCGTCGTCCGTCTTGCCCGAAGCGAAGCCGCCCCGGTCGGGCTGGCGATGCTGCGCGGCGGGGAATGCTGGAGCGGCACGATCGGGCCGGACGGGCCGCGGCCGGGAGTCCAGGAGCGCCATCTCCTCTACAGCTTCACCAAGACCATCACGGCGGCGGCCGCCCTGCGGCTGGCGGAGCGGGGCGTGCTGGATCTGGACCGGCCGGCCTCGGCCTGGCTCGCCAGCCCGGCCAGCGCCGGTCGCTTCACCCTCCGCCAGCTCCTGGCCCACACCTCCGGCCTACCCGACTATGGCGGCTGCGCCCGCTACCAGGCGGCGGTGCGGGCGAAGGGCCGGCCCTGGTCGCGCGAGGACTATCTGCGCGAGACCGGGGCCGAACGGCTCCGGTTCGAGCCGGGGCAGGGCTGGGCCTATTCCAACATCGGCTACATGCTGGTGAAGGACATCCTGGTCCGGGCGACCGGCATGGCGTTCGGCCCGCTGCTGCACCGGGAAGTGTTCGGTCCCCTCGGGATCGAGGACGCGGCGGTGCCCGAAGAACACGCCGATCTCGGCGCCTACCGGTTCGGGCTGAGCCGGCTGTTCGACGAGCAGCCGGTCGCGGCATGCTACCATCCGGGCTGGATCGCCACCGGCGTGGTTGGGGCCACGCCGCTTAGCGCCGCCCGGATCCTGCACGGCCTGATGGCGGGCGACCTGCTGGGGGCTGCCTCCCTGGCGGCGATGCGGGCCGCGCGGCCCGTGGCCGCTCCGGTCGACGGGCGGCCCTGGCAGGCGCCCGGCTATGGGCTGGGCCTGATGGTCGAGACCGACCCGGACGCGCCGCAGCTGATCGGCCATACCGGCGGCGGGCCCGGCTGTTCCACGGCGGTCTACCACCTGGCCGGCGCCGCGCCGCCCGCCACGGTCTGCGTCGTCACCCGAAACGAGGATGCCGGGCTGGCGGAGCGGATGGCGCTGGCGGCGCTGACCGCCGGCTGA
- a CDS encoding cation diffusion facilitator family transporter codes for MGAGHHHHHPGAESGDRRVLWAVAINLLLTLAQIVGGILAGSLALVADAIHNLSDAISIGIGYIARRIARRPANEAMTFGYVRAEIVAALINYTTLIVIGVYLVYEAVMRFIEPKPVTGWLVVVVGGIAFVVDLATAVLTYALSKESMNIRAVFLHNVADTLGSVGVIAAGTLVLLYDWQIADPIITLLIAAYVLWQAFREIGGSIRMLMLSTPPGIDVLALVGAMREAEGVADVHHVHVFALDEQENALEAHVVLEDGADAEAVKCSLRERLRDGFGVGHTTLELESRATCRRNGETETIGHRIGAAPRGRPR; via the coding sequence ATGGGTGCCGGCCACCATCACCACCACCCGGGCGCCGAAAGCGGCGACCGGCGGGTCCTCTGGGCGGTGGCGATCAACCTGCTGCTCACCCTGGCCCAGATCGTGGGCGGCATCCTGGCTGGCAGCCTCGCCCTGGTTGCTGATGCCATCCACAACCTGAGCGACGCCATCTCGATCGGCATCGGCTACATCGCACGGCGGATCGCGCGCCGGCCGGCCAACGAGGCCATGACGTTCGGCTACGTGCGCGCCGAGATCGTGGCCGCCCTGATCAACTACACGACCCTGATCGTGATCGGCGTCTACCTCGTCTATGAGGCGGTGATGCGCTTCATCGAGCCGAAGCCGGTGACAGGCTGGCTGGTGGTGGTGGTGGGCGGCATCGCGTTCGTGGTGGATCTGGCAACCGCCGTCCTGACCTATGCGCTCTCCAAGGAGAGCATGAACATCCGGGCGGTGTTCCTGCACAATGTCGCCGACACGCTCGGCTCGGTCGGCGTGATCGCGGCGGGCACCCTGGTCCTGCTGTACGACTGGCAGATCGCCGACCCGATCATCACCCTGCTGATCGCCGCTTATGTCCTGTGGCAGGCGTTCCGGGAAATCGGCGGCTCGATCCGCATGCTGATGCTCAGCACCCCACCCGGGATCGACGTCTTGGCGCTGGTCGGCGCCATGCGGGAGGCCGAGGGCGTGGCGGATGTCCACCATGTCCATGTGTTCGCGCTCGACGAGCAGGAGAACGCGCTGGAGGCGCATGTGGTCCTGGAGGACGGGGCCGATGCCGAGGCGGTCAAGTGCTCGCTGAGAGAGCGCCTGCGCGACGGCTTCGGCGTCGGCCACACGACCCTGGAGCTGGAGAGCCGGGCGACCTGCCGCCGGAACGGGGAAACGGAGACCATCGGGCACCGGATCGGGGCCGCACCGCGCGGGCGGCCCCGGTGA
- a CDS encoding carbohydrate ABC transporter permease, with protein MTSLALEKSERAAARPARGRRHTRSYWPFVLPALVVVGSVIVFPWAFTIWMSLHEWQIGGGSSFVGLANFARLGTDLRFHEALVHTIYFTSLAVVLPVVLGLFSAIVFHQNFKGRGFLRGLFVMPMMATPVAIALVWAMMFHPQLGVLNYLLSLVGIPPQLWVFHPSTVIPSLVLVETWQWTPLVMLIVLGGLAAIPTEPYESALIDGATGWQMFWHITLPLVMPFVMVAAIIRSIDAIKSFDIIYAITQGGPGTASETINLYLYSVAFAYYDIGYGSAIALVFFLMVVGLAVLLLWLKKRSQWTEMGAGA; from the coding sequence ATGACCAGCCTCGCGCTGGAAAAATCCGAGCGCGCCGCCGCCCGCCCCGCCAGGGGCAGGCGGCACACGCGGTCCTACTGGCCGTTCGTGCTGCCGGCGCTGGTCGTGGTCGGCTCGGTGATCGTGTTCCCCTGGGCGTTCACGATCTGGATGAGCCTGCACGAGTGGCAGATCGGCGGCGGCAGCAGCTTCGTGGGGCTTGCCAACTTCGCACGCCTGGGCACCGACCTGCGCTTCCACGAGGCGCTGGTCCACACGATCTACTTCACCTCGCTGGCGGTGGTCCTGCCGGTAGTGCTGGGCCTGTTCTCGGCGATCGTGTTCCACCAGAACTTCAAGGGCAGGGGCTTCCTGCGCGGCCTGTTCGTGATGCCGATGATGGCGACCCCGGTGGCGATCGCGCTGGTCTGGGCGATGATGTTCCATCCGCAGCTGGGCGTCTTGAACTACCTGCTCTCGCTGGTGGGCATCCCCCCGCAGCTCTGGGTGTTCCATCCCTCCACGGTGATCCCGTCTCTGGTGCTGGTCGAGACCTGGCAGTGGACGCCGCTGGTCATGCTGATCGTGCTGGGCGGCCTCGCCGCAATCCCGACCGAGCCCTATGAGAGCGCGCTGATCGACGGGGCCACCGGCTGGCAGATGTTCTGGCACATCACCTTGCCGCTGGTGATGCCGTTCGTGATGGTCGCCGCGATCATCCGCTCGATCGACGCGATCAAGAGCTTCGACATCATCTACGCGATCACCCAGGGCGGGCCCGGCACCGCGTCGGAAACCATCAACCTCTACCTCTACAGCGTCGCCTTTGCCTATTACGACATCGGCTACGGCTCCGCGATCGCGCTGGTGTTCTTCCTGATGGTGGTGGGACTGGCGGTCCTGCTGCTCTGGCTGAAGAAGCGCAGCCAGTGGACCGAGATGGGGGCCGGGGCATGA
- a CDS encoding Dabb family protein encodes MIRHIVLFKLRKDQRDGALQKIFDGLAGLRHSIPGMVDFHGSENFSPEGMTRDYTHGFTIDFMDVKARDAYLVDPEHKSLGEQLCGVAEGGKDGLLVMDLNLSDAH; translated from the coding sequence ATGATCCGCCATATCGTCCTGTTCAAGCTGCGCAAGGACCAGCGTGACGGCGCGCTGCAGAAGATCTTCGACGGGCTGGCCGGCCTGCGCCATTCGATCCCGGGCATGGTCGACTTCCACGGCAGCGAGAACTTCAGCCCCGAGGGCATGACCCGCGACTACACCCACGGCTTCACCATCGACTTCATGGATGTGAAGGCGCGCGACGCCTATCTGGTCGACCCGGAGCATAAGTCCCTGGGCGAGCAGTTGTGCGGCGTGGCCGAGGGCGGCAAGGACGGGCTTTTGGTGATGGACCTCAACCTGTCGGACGCCCACTGA